The following DNA comes from Streptococcus canis.
CCACTCACAGATATCCTCCTCAGTTTTAAGGACTGTACCATTAACCTTGAGTTTTGCCAAACGTTCCTCGATACGCTGAAGGTCATGTTTGAACCAATAAACAACAAGAACTGGCTCACCGTTGGCAGCTTCAATGATATCTTCCAGAGCATCGATTTTCTGGTCATGTAGGCTCACCACTTGATGGTCATCTGAGTAGACGGCACCATTTGCCATCTGCACCAGCTTATTTGAAAGGCTTGCCGCATTGGCAGCTGTCACTTCACCGTCTGCAAGGTCTGCAAGTACGTAATCTTTCTTGAACTGCTTGTAATCAGATTTTTCTTTGTCAGTAAGATAAACTAGCCTCTTGGTCGATATCAATTCAGGCATGTCCAGATAATCCATAGCTTTCATGGAAATGGTGATGTCGTCAATCTTGTCATAGATTTGACACTCCGCATAATCCATTGGGATATACTCGTAGACAATATTGCCGTTCCTACGACCCTCGTCAAAGTATCGACTACGGTATTCTCCGATGAACCGTCCCAAACGTTCCCCACCATCAATAACCTTGAACTCTGCGAACAAATCCATAAGTCCATTTGAACTCGGTGTACCAGTCAACCCAACGATACGTTTCATGTAAGGACGCATGGCCATGAAGGCCTTAAAGCGTTTGGACTGCCAAGATTTGAACGACGAGAGTTCATCAATAACCACCATATCCCACTTGAAGTAGGGGCTACATTGTTCCACCAGCCAGGGGAGGTTCTCACGGTTGACAATGTAGATGTCCGCATCTTTTTCAAGAGCAGCTCGCCTTTGTTTTGGTGTTCCCACAATCTTGGCATAGCGGAGGTGTCTTAGTTCCTTCCACTGCTCAATCTCATCACTCCACACCGTGTTTGCGACACGAAGGGGCGCAATCACCAAGACCTTTGAGACCTCATAACGGTCAAACATCAGCTCGTTGATGGCTGATAAGGTTGTGGCAGTCTTTCCCATCCCCATGTCTAGGATGACTGCCGCATAAGGTGTCCTTATGATGAAGTCCTTGGTGATTTCTTGATACTCATGTAAATTCAATTTCATCTAGCACTTCTCCAATCTTCTCAATACTGTCAAGCACATGAACCTTGAAGCCCAATCGGTCAAACATCCTGTGCCTTGTCATTTGTAACAAGCGTGGCTTTCCGCTAGGGGCTTTTACTTCCACCATGCCAAAACTACCCTTGGGTAAAAACACCAACCTATCTGGAACTCCGGCAAACGAAGGCGACACCCATTTGGGACAAATTCCACCACGCTTTTTCACTTCACTCACTAACTTTCTCTCAACAACTTTTTCTCGCATAACAATCCTTTCGTCAAATTGAAGTGTGGAGGTATAGTACAGTCATTTCTAAAACTCCTCTTACAGGCTTTTTTATAGTAATTTTTGCTTATAGGATAGTTTTAGAAAAGACCATAATAGACCTACACAAAATCAAATGATGTTAGTCGTGCTAGTCCTTTTGACTAATCTGTTCTAATGATTAGAGCTCATAAATTCTTGTCATCAGGTCAATGACTAGCACACCTAAAATCCCTCCCCATCTCCCTTGTGGAGGTAGGACATGGAAAATGATGGTCACTAGTCTAGGAAATCATAGTCATCATCAACCAATTTCAAACCTAGAATGAGGTTGCCTTTACTGGTACGTTTACGTCTAAATCCTGTCTGATCCAGGGCAGAATAAAAATCTGTCGTGCTGCGCGTGTACTCCATATTTTTGGCACAGTAGGCACGGTACTGACTGTAGAGTTCTCCAGATTTTTCTGTCAACTGGTTACCAACTTCGCAACAGTCACTAAGGAAGTGCCCTAACCAATCATTGGCTTCTCGGTAGGCCTTAACGGAATTCGAGACGGCAGCTGGAATCCTTGTCTTGAAGTTTGCCTGGATGGCTTTTTCTGCCCCTTCAATAATCCAAGACATAATAGCTGGTGCTGCATGGTCGTACAAATAATCCGCAAAGTTCTTGATATCAGAGCGACCAGTGATTTTGGCGTTAAAAGGAATAACCACCAAACGTCGCCAAGTACCATCATCGTTCGCTCCCACTTTAGGCAAATGATTGGTGTAAAGAACTAGCGTATGTGATGGCACAAAGTGGAAAGGATCCTTGTACTTCTTCTCAGCTTGGATTTCATCCGTTGAGGTAATCTGCTTCACAACAGCCGTATTAAGTCGCATCCCTTCTGCCATCTCAGAAGCAATTACGAGACGCTTCCCTTTAAGCTCCGCAAGCTCAGGACTCACGTTTCGCTTGTTAGACATGGTTAAGGCATCAGCCGATAATTTCCCAGAGTAGCTTCCTAGCACACGAGCGATGGTATTCCAAAAGGTAGACTTGCCGTTTGCGCCACCACCATAGGCAATAATCATATGTTCCTGATAAACCTTACCGATTGCGGCCATTCCAATGATTTCTTGAACATAGTCAATCAATTCTTGGTCGTTACAGAAAAAGGTAGCCAAGGTTTCCTGCCACAAATCGTGACCTTTGTCACTAGGAGAGACTGCTGTCATTTTAGTAATGTAGTCATCTGGATTGTGAGCTTGT
Coding sequences within:
- a CDS encoding VRR-NUC domain-containing protein, which gives rise to MREKVVERKLVSEVKKRGGICPKWVSPSFAGVPDRLVFLPKGSFGMVEVKAPSGKPRLLQMTRHRMFDRLGFKVHVLDSIEKIGEVLDEIEFT
- a CDS encoding DEAD/DEAH box helicase; the protein is MKLNLHEYQEITKDFIIRTPYAAVILDMGMGKTATTLSAINELMFDRYEVSKVLVIAPLRVANTVWSDEIEQWKELRHLRYAKIVGTPKQRRAALEKDADIYIVNRENLPWLVEQCSPYFKWDMVVIDELSSFKSWQSKRFKAFMAMRPYMKRIVGLTGTPSSNGLMDLFAEFKVIDGGERLGRFIGEYRSRYFDEGRRNGNIVYEYIPMDYAECQIYDKIDDITISMKAMDYLDMPELISTKRLVYLTDKEKSDYKQFKKDYVLADLADGEVTAANAASLSNKLVQMANGAVYSDDHQVVSLHDQKIDALEDIIEAANGEPVLVVYWFKHDLQRIEERLAKLKVNGTVLKTEEDICEWNKGKISVGLLHPASSGHGLNLQKGGHHLVWFGLTWSLELYQQTNARLWRQGQQAETVVIQHIVAEGTIDEEILKALENKDAQQSRLIESVKAQVGGTDG